In one Calonectris borealis chromosome 23, bCalBor7.hap1.2, whole genome shotgun sequence genomic region, the following are encoded:
- the LOC142092231 gene encoding uncharacterized protein LOC142092231, with translation MWNSSPLLGTRVVTARAANLTMVPVNHGAVPFLCSRWLSLASNPASGISVFLAPVPVACGVAAAPSPELWVKLEGTRGPREVVQAWPLLRVGPAGMNRRGVLSVSVAGRGCRAGQGPPVSSVDAYRLLLAGRVGKSLVTWKEQFRTSLVFPKGVSLLQLIPSEPCAATSSPCEAGGGEGEAPADFPLPFLPLPAVFFHVLVPHVSSQYPLAVFFPVVPLTPSGCLVSSAPFPSVPPSTASFSLLPPAPLLPSVLLRCLFLRPPFPREGTCVWSSAERCRPVTPGDAARQQIPCAQAFLQTSRRAVGSASTCAPDSRGITYR, from the coding sequence ATGTGGAATTCCTCACCGCTGCTCGGCACACGGGTCGTTACGGCCCGTGCAGCTAACCTCACCATGGTGCCCGTCAACCACGGCGCTGTCCCCTTCCTCTGCTCACGGTGGCTTTCCTTGGCATCAAATCCAGCATCTGGGATTTCCGTTTTCCTTGCTCCTGTTCCTGTCGCCTGCGGGGTGGCTGCGGCACCGTCGCCAGAGCTGTGGGTGAAGCTGGAAGGGACGCGGGGTCCGAGGGAGGTGGTGCAAGCCTGGCCTCTGCTGCGCGTGGGTCCCGCGGGGATGAACCGCAGGGGTGTTTTATCCGTGTCGGTTGCAGGTCGGGGTTGCAGGGCTGGACAGGGTCCCCCCGTCTCCTCTGTGGATGCTTATCGCCTGCTCCTTGCTGGGCGAGTTGGCAAATCTTTGGTGACCTGGAAGGAGCAGTTTAGGACCAGCCTGGTGTTTCCAAAGGGGGTGTCGCTGCTCCAGTTAATCCCAAGTGAGCCCTGCGCTGCAACGAGCTCTCCCTGcgaggctggaggaggggagggggaagctcCTGCtgattttcctctgcctttccttcccctACCGGCAGTCTTCTTCCATGTCTTGGTTCCCCACGTGTCTTCCCAGTATCCTCTGGCCGTGTTCTTCCCTGTTGTACCTCTAACCCCTTCCGGCTGTCTCGTATCCTCTGCTCCCTTTCCATCTGTCCCTCCTTCCAcagcttccttctctcttcttccccctgccccccttttGCCTTCCGTCCTTTTGCGCTGCCTCTTCTTGCGTCCGCCCTTCCCCAGAGAGGGGACCTGTGTGTGGAGCAGCGCGGAGAGATGCCGGCCAGTAACGCCAGGAGATGCGGCCAGGCAGCAGATCCCGTGTGCTCAAGCCTTCTTGCAGACATCTCGGCGTGCCGTAGGATCTGCCAGCACTTGTGCACCCGATTCCCGTGGGATCACGTATCGTTGA